The following are from one region of the Odontesthes bonariensis isolate fOdoBon6 chromosome 16, fOdoBon6.hap1, whole genome shotgun sequence genome:
- the LOC142401615 gene encoding uncharacterized protein LOC142401615, producing MLQRVAVVGAGAAGLCAARHVLSRPGSFAPPVVFELTDNVGGTWCYDERVGTHANGQPVHSSMYRDLRTNLPKEVMMFPDFPFDPELSSFLPHQEVQRYLEKFCRSHNIRPHIRFGVVVETVKPVGMTTDGGEEKTTWEVTSSDSSGCQKTEAFDSVFVCSGHYSDPHIPQIPGMENFRGQVLHSHSYRYAEPFSGRSVVVLGAKASGLDISIELAKAGAQVTLSHGYPRFTFPLPPGIQQSSSLVAVEDDGSVRFQDGSVCQADVLMFCTGYNFRYPFLGAAELGLDIQDHVVSPLYRFLFPPAFPSLFFIGICKIICPFPNFDCQVQFALAVLDGSVALPTRAQMEDEVRRELQEKLDRGVQRRHLLKMDQDQWEYCRALARSAGFPPLPPVIRSLYEEVWRQRRVHPQNYRRLNYRLVSATRWEQV from the exons ATGCTGCAGCGCGTGGCGGTGGTCGGCGCTGGCGCCGCCGGGCTCTGTGCGGCCCGACACGTCCTCTCCCGTCCCGGCAGCTTCGCTCCTCCGGTGGTGTTCGAGCTCACGGACAACGTCGGCGGCACCTGGTGTTACGACGAGCGCGTGGGGACGCACGCCAACGGGCAGCCGGTCCACAGCAGCATGTACAGAGACCTCAG GACCAACCTGCCCAAAGAAGTGATGATGTTCCCTGACTTCCCCTTTGACCCCGAGCTGAGCAGCTTCCTGCCCCATCAGGAGGTCCAGAGGTACCTGGAGAAGTTCTGCCGGAGCCACAACATCCGGCCCCACATCCGG TTCGGCGTCGTGGTGGAAACCGTGAAGCCCGTTGGCATGACAACAGACGGCGGGGAGGAGAAGACGACGTGGGAAGTGACCTCTTCGGATTCGTCCGGTTGTCAGAAAACGGAGGCGTTTGACTCGGTGTTCGTGTGCTCGGG gcACTACTCTGACCCTCACATCCCTCAAATCCCAGGGATGGAGAACTTCAGAG GACAGGTGCTCCACAGCCACTCGTACAGGTACGCAGAACCCTTCTCAGGGCGGTCTGTGGTGGTTCTGGGAGCCAAAGCTTCAGGACTGGACATCTCCATAGAACTGGCCAAAGCTGGCGCTCAG GTGACTCTGAGTCACGGCTACCCTCGCTTCacgtttcctcttcctcctgggATCCAGCAGTCCAGCTCACTGGTGGCGGTCGAGGACGACGGCAGCGTTCGCTTCCAG GACGGCTCGGTGTGCCAGGCCGACGTCCTGATGTTCTGCACCGGCTACAACTTCAGGTACCCCTTCCTGGGCGCGGCAGAGCTGGGTTTGGACATCCAGGACCACGTGGTGTCCCCTCTGTACCGCTTCCTGTTCCCCCCCGCCTTCCCCTCGCTCTTCTTCATTGGCATCTGTAAGATCATCTGCCCCTTCCCCAACTTCGACTGCCAG GTCCAGTTCGCTCTGGCAGTGTTGGACGGGTCCGTCGCGTTGCCGACTCGGGCGCAGATGGAGGACGAAGTCCGGCGCgagctgcaggagaaactggaTCGGGGCGTCCAGCGGCGCCACCTGCTGAAGATGGACCAGGACCAGTGGGAGTACTGCCGGGCGCTGGCGCGCTCCGCCGGGTTCCCGCCGCTGCCTCCGGTCATTCGCAGCCTGTACGAGGAGGTGTGGCGACAGCGCCGGGTTCACCCCCAAAACTACCGCCGGCTCAACTACCGGCTGGTGAGCGCCACCCGGTGGGAGCAGGTGTGA
- the med31 gene encoding mediator of RNA polymerase II transcription subunit 31 encodes METEEQARNRFQSELEFVQCLANPYYLNFLAQRGFLREKPFINYLKYLLYWKEPEFAKFLKYPHCLHMLELLQYEHFRKELVNAQCAKFIDEQQLLHWQHYSRKRTRLQQALAEQQLPQQQQPPPHGNAAAK; translated from the exons ATGGAAACAG AGGAGCAGGCCAGGAACCGTTTCCAGTCCGAATTAGAGTTCGTCCAGTGTTTGGCGAACCCGTACTACTTGAACT TTTTGGCTCAGAGAGGCTTCCTGAGAGAGAAACCCTTCATCAACTACCTGAAGTACCTGCTGTACTGGAAGGAGCCGGAGTTCGCCAAGTTCCTGaa gtatCCTCACTGCCTGCACATGCTGGAGCTGCTGCAGTACGAACACTTCCGGAAGGAGCTGGTCAACGCTCAGTGCGCCAAGTTCATCgacgagcagcagctgctgcactgGCAGCATTACTCCCGCAAACGCACGCGTCTGCAGCAGGCGCTGGCCGAGCAGCAGctgcctcagcagcagcagccgccgCCGCACGGGAACGCCGCCGCCAAGTGA